The following are encoded together in the Arcobacter aquimarinus genome:
- the gltB gene encoding glutamate synthase large subunit → MGCNLDLLTSFKDNCGFGLVADLRNRPSHKNLEDAITSLERMMHRGAVAADGKTGDGSGLLLSMPDSFMRKIATQKGVDLPEIYAVAMIFSRDLEDINTFKEYCEINDLKVILTRTVPVDTDALGQQALDSLPNIVQVFVVPNTLMSSKRFDAMLYLTRKECEHKLIDKKDFYIPTFSSKVIAYKGLIMPTHIRKFYIDLRDEDFKISFSLFHQRFSTNTLPLWRLAQPFRAIAHNGEINSVEANRFNVEVKSGQLKSEIFSDEEMKRLLPILQPIGSDSTSLDNMFEFLIVNGVDFFKAARALIPAPWQNSPHMDSSLRAFYEYTATAMEAWDGPAAVSLTDGRHIGCLIDRNGLRPSKYVITKDDKLYITSEYGTLNIEDSNILERGRLQSGQMIALDLKHGKILKEQDINDYLKSSQHYSTWLNDDMDYIQEYIEDTFLNVKDYKPENLDKKQKYFNITYEVLDQVIEPMAKDGKEPVGSMGDDTPLACFSNVNRNFTDFFRQKFAQVTNPPIDPYREKVVMSLETGFGKVHNILDEKPEYARRLKVTSPILMKEKYDILYSFGDEKSPRYDSYYKNRTFSTTFKTNLKAALETLASYVIKAVKEDGVSVVILDDRNINENEKVIPMAMAIGYINQKLLKAEVRHNASLVAVTGEVYDPHMSAVLIAFGCTAIYPYMMYASTVSFFQREKPSKYEMQKYLKNTQKSVNAGLLKIMSKMGICTIASYRNSGLFDVVGLSDEIVNDCFTGAHSELAGLTYADIEQRIDKSHHNAFKEENSIFPLDLGGFYKYSNGGEYHDYGPATTKAMHNKTATTKEELTDFDGLRELVANRDKKFIRDFLEFNSDRKPINVNEVESKEDIFKRFATAAMSLGSISPEAHEAMAIAMNTIGGMSNSGEGGEDSKRFGTIRNSKIKQVASGRFGVTPAYLRSAEELQIKVAQGAKPGEGGQLPGHKVTGLIATLRHTVAGVTLISPPPHHDIYSIEDLAQLIFDLKQINPLAKITVKLVSSIGVGTIAAGVAKAYADKIIISGGDGGTGAAPLTSIKHAGNPWEMGLSEAHNALKANHLREFVHVQTDGGLKTGLDVVKAAMLGAESYAFGTASLTLLGCKILRICHTNKCSVGVATQDETLRDHFTGTVERLISYFTFIAEDVRNILASLGYKTIEEIVGRSDLLKVIDDKFAQKFDFQNILRRVDGIDTCQKETNAPFDDNKFEKELLKKVHRTIENPSSPVKVSAEISNLNRSFGALISGEIARFYGDKGLPENSITINLKGIAGQSFGAFLSKGMNLYLDGAANDYVGKGMNGGKIIINPVHQGKNFAGAGNTCLYGATGGKLYVRATVGERFAVRNSGCTTVVEGTGDNACEYMTGGIAVILGNTGINFGAGMTGGLAFVYDPEKTFVDKMNQELIESVRIDTDDTERERLFLKRLLLDYLHETESEMAEDILQNFRAEIRNFWMVKPKNMTVLPLDPDKGD, encoded by the coding sequence ATGGGGTGCAATTTAGACTTACTAACTTCTTTTAAAGATAATTGTGGGTTTGGTTTAGTAGCAGATTTAAGAAATCGACCAAGTCATAAAAATTTAGAAGATGCAATAACTTCACTTGAAAGAATGATGCACAGAGGTGCAGTAGCAGCCGATGGAAAAACTGGAGATGGTTCTGGTTTATTATTATCAATGCCCGATTCATTTATGAGAAAAATTGCAACACAAAAAGGTGTTGATTTACCAGAAATTTATGCTGTTGCAATGATTTTTTCAAGAGATTTAGAAGATATAAATACATTTAAAGAGTATTGTGAAATAAATGATTTAAAAGTTATTCTTACAAGAACAGTGCCTGTTGATACAGATGCTTTAGGACAACAAGCTTTAGATAGTTTGCCAAATATTGTACAAGTGTTTGTTGTACCAAATACTTTAATGTCATCAAAAAGATTTGATGCAATGCTTTATTTGACAAGAAAAGAGTGTGAACATAAATTAATAGATAAAAAAGATTTTTATATACCTACATTTTCATCTAAAGTTATTGCCTACAAAGGGCTAATAATGCCTACTCATATTAGAAAATTTTATATTGATTTAAGAGATGAAGATTTTAAAATTTCTTTTTCTTTATTTCATCAAAGATTTTCTACAAATACTCTTCCTTTATGGAGATTAGCACAACCATTTAGAGCGATAGCTCACAATGGAGAGATAAACTCTGTTGAAGCGAATAGATTTAATGTAGAAGTAAAATCAGGACAATTAAAATCAGAAATTTTCTCAGATGAAGAGATGAAAAGATTATTACCAATTTTACAACCAATTGGTTCGGATTCTACGTCTTTAGATAATATGTTTGAGTTTTTAATAGTAAATGGAGTGGATTTTTTCAAAGCTGCACGTGCTTTAATTCCAGCACCATGGCAAAATTCTCCTCACATGGATTCTAGTTTAAGAGCGTTTTATGAGTATACAGCAACTGCGATGGAAGCATGGGATGGACCTGCTGCTGTATCTTTAACAGATGGAAGACATATTGGATGTTTGATTGACAGAAATGGATTAAGACCTTCTAAATATGTAATTACAAAAGATGATAAATTATATATTACATCTGAGTATGGAACACTAAATATTGAAGATAGTAATATTTTAGAAAGAGGAAGATTACAATCAGGACAGATGATTGCACTTGACCTTAAACATGGAAAAATTCTAAAAGAGCAAGATATTAATGATTATTTAAAATCATCACAACACTATTCTACTTGGTTAAATGATGATATGGATTATATTCAAGAATATATCGAAGATACATTTTTAAATGTAAAAGATTATAAGCCAGAAAATTTAGATAAAAAACAAAAATATTTTAATATAACTTATGAAGTATTAGACCAAGTAATCGAGCCTATGGCAAAAGATGGAAAAGAACCAGTTGGTTCTATGGGTGATGATACTCCATTGGCATGTTTTTCAAATGTAAATAGAAATTTTACTGATTTCTTTAGACAAAAATTTGCACAAGTTACAAATCCACCAATTGACCCATATAGAGAAAAAGTAGTTATGTCTTTAGAAACAGGTTTTGGAAAAGTTCATAATATTTTAGATGAAAAACCAGAATATGCAAGAAGATTAAAAGTAACAAGTCCTATTTTAATGAAAGAAAAATATGATATTTTATACTCTTTTGGAGATGAAAAGTCACCAAGATATGACAGTTATTACAAAAATAGAACTTTCTCAACAACTTTTAAAACAAATTTAAAAGCAGCATTAGAGACTTTAGCTTCTTATGTAATTAAAGCAGTAAAAGAAGATGGAGTTTCTGTAGTTATTTTAGATGATAGAAACATAAATGAAAATGAAAAAGTTATTCCTATGGCTATGGCTATTGGATATATAAATCAGAAATTATTAAAAGCAGAAGTAAGACATAATGCTTCATTGGTAGCTGTAACTGGTGAAGTATATGATCCACACATGTCTGCTGTTTTAATAGCATTTGGATGTACGGCAATATATCCATATATGATGTATGCATCGACAGTTTCTTTTTTCCAAAGAGAAAAACCAAGTAAATATGAGATGCAAAAATATTTAAAGAATACTCAAAAATCAGTAAATGCTGGTTTATTAAAAATCATGTCAAAAATGGGTATCTGTACAATAGCTTCTTATAGAAATTCAGGATTGTTTGATGTTGTTGGTTTAAGTGATGAAATTGTAAATGACTGTTTTACAGGAGCTCATAGTGAATTAGCTGGGTTAACTTATGCTGATATTGAGCAAAGAATTGATAAATCACATCATAATGCATTTAAAGAAGAAAATTCTATTTTCCCACTTGATTTAGGAGGATTTTATAAATACTCAAATGGTGGTGAATATCATGATTATGGTCCAGCTACTACAAAAGCAATGCATAATAAAACTGCAACAACAAAAGAAGAATTAACAGATTTTGATGGTTTAAGAGAGCTTGTAGCAAACAGAGATAAAAAATTTATTAGAGATTTTTTAGAGTTTAATTCAGATAGAAAACCAATAAATGTAAATGAAGTAGAATCAAAAGAGGATATTTTCAAAAGATTTGCAACAGCTGCTATGAGTTTAGGTTCAATTTCACCAGAGGCTCATGAAGCAATGGCTATTGCTATGAATACAATTGGTGGTATGAGTAACTCAGGTGAAGGTGGAGAAGATTCAAAAAGATTTGGAACGATTAGAAACTCTAAAATCAAACAAGTTGCATCAGGAAGATTTGGGGTAACTCCAGCATATTTAAGAAGTGCTGAAGAGTTACAAATCAAAGTAGCACAAGGTGCAAAACCAGGTGAAGGTGGACAATTACCAGGGCATAAAGTAACAGGACTAATTGCAACACTTAGACACACAGTTGCAGGTGTTACTTTAATTTCACCACCACCACACCATGATATTTATTCTATTGAAGATTTAGCACAGTTGATTTTTGACTTAAAACAGATAAATCCATTGGCTAAAATCACAGTTAAACTTGTATCTTCAATTGGTGTTGGAACAATTGCAGCAGGAGTTGCAAAAGCTTATGCTGATAAAATTATTATTTCAGGTGGAGATGGTGGAACAGGAGCTGCCCCTTTAACATCTATCAAACACGCTGGAAATCCATGGGAGATGGGACTTTCTGAAGCTCATAATGCTTTAAAAGCAAACCATTTAAGAGAGTTTGTTCATGTTCAAACAGATGGAGGATTAAAAACAGGTCTTGATGTTGTAAAAGCTGCAATGTTAGGTGCTGAATCTTATGCCTTTGGAACAGCTTCTTTAACATTACTTGGATGTAAAATTTTAAGAATTTGTCATACAAATAAATGTTCTGTTGGGGTTGCAACTCAAGATGAAACATTAAGAGACCACTTTACAGGAACAGTTGAAAGATTGATTTCTTACTTCACATTTATTGCTGAAGATGTAAGAAATATTCTTGCAAGTTTAGGTTATAAAACAATTGAAGAGATTGTTGGAAGAAGTGATTTATTAAAAGTTATTGATGACAAATTTGCACAAAAATTTGATTTCCAAAATATTTTAAGAAGAGTTGATGGAATTGATACTTGTCAAAAAGAGACAAATGCTCCTTTTGATGATAATAAATTTGAAAAAGAGTTATTGAAAAAAGTTCACAGAACTATAGAAAATCCAAGCTCACCTGTAAAAGTAAGTGCTGAAATATCTAACTTAAATAGAAGTTTTGGTGCTTTAATTTCAGGAGAAATAGCAAGATTTTATGGGGATAAAGGTTTACCTGAAAACTCTATTACAATCAATTTAAAAGGAATTGCGGGTCAATCTTTTGGAGCATTCTTATCAAAAGGTATGAATTTATATCTTGATGGTGCTGCAAATGACTATGTTGGAAAAGGTATGAATGGTGGGAAAATCATCATAAATCCAGTACATCAAGGAAAAAATTTCGCAGGAGCTGGAAATACTTGTTTATATGGTGCTACAGGTGGAAAACTATATGTTAGAGCAACTGTAGGAGAAAGATTTGCTGTTAGAAATTCAGGATGTACAACGGTTGTAGAAGGAACAGGAGATAATGCTTGTGAATATATGACAGGTGGAATTGCTGTAATTTTAGGAAATACTGGTATTAATTTTGGAGCTGGTATGACAGGTGGTTTAGCATTTGTTTATGACCCTGAAAAAACATTTGTTGATAAAATGAATCAAGAATTAATAGAATCAGTAAGAATTGATACAGATGATACAGAAAGAGAGAGATTATTCTTAAAAAGATTATTACTTGATTATTTACATGAAACTGAAAGTGAAATGGCAGAAGATATTTTACAAAATTTTAGAGCAGAAATTAGAAACTTCTGGATGGTAAAACCAAAAAATATGACTGTATTACCATTAGATCCAGACAAGGGAGATTAA
- a CDS encoding glycerophosphodiester phosphodiesterase family protein produces MSKSQIKLIAHRGLHKNREIPENSLLAFKKAIEKNYSIEFDINITKDEQIVVFHDEDLKRVCNIDKKIEEVDYDFLRNLSLFDTKEKIPLLKEVLTLIDLKKDISLIIEIKKHKNIGVLEKFLLEMLDFYKIDYFICSFQTDILFWFRKNRKDLKIGLIFEKVPKKFEKYENLIFLYKYLKIKPDFISLDYKLFESKIFNFCKNKNLEILIWTVRKNNQYNKIYTKISGVIFENITL; encoded by the coding sequence ATGAGCAAATCACAGATTAAGTTAATAGCTCATCGAGGATTACATAAAAATAGAGAAATACCAGAAAATTCCCTATTAGCTTTTAAAAAAGCAATCGAAAAAAACTACTCTATAGAATTTGATATAAATATTACAAAAGATGAGCAAATAGTAGTTTTTCATGATGAGGATTTAAAAAGAGTTTGTAATATAGATAAAAAAATAGAAGAGGTAGATTATGATTTTTTACGAAATCTCTCTCTTTTTGATACAAAGGAAAAAATACCTTTATTGAAAGAAGTTTTGACTTTAATAGATTTAAAAAAAGATATTTCTTTGATAATAGAGATAAAAAAACATAAAAATATTGGAGTTTTAGAAAAATTTTTACTTGAGATGTTAGATTTTTATAAAATAGATTATTTTATTTGCTCCTTTCAAACAGATATTTTATTTTGGTTTAGAAAAAATAGAAAAGATTTAAAAATAGGTTTGATATTTGAAAAAGTACCAAAAAAATTTGAAAAATATGAAAATCTGATTTTTTTGTATAAATATTTAAAAATAAAACCAGATTTTATCTCTTTAGATTATAAATTATTTGAAAGTAAAATATTTAATTTTTGCAAAAATAAAAATTTAGAAATTCTAATTTGGACAGTAAGAAAAAATAACCAATATAATAAAATATATACAAAAATAAGTGGAGTTATATTTGAAAATATTACTCTTTAG
- a CDS encoding radical SAM/SPASM domain-containing protein, translating to MKIFKGSIIKKFKKVHIEITNICNLKCTFCPPKISPSATMSLEKFESLNAQLKPYTKELAYHIVGDPLVLTNLNEYLNISLKYDLKVNITTTANNINEKHYLSLMNLTIKQINFSINSYNANSHKKSLDEYLNPILNFVKFAQKQNHEYFINFRIWNLDEEKSAKEFNKKVFDKINETFEININIDEVYKEKPKNIRIARKIFFNFDEYFSWPSLKNEIVSKTGFCYGLDSHFGILANGDVIPCCLDQNACIKLGNTNNTQLKDILNSKRVLDIQKGFKQNILVEELCQKCEYRTRFDKKD from the coding sequence TTGAAAATTTTTAAAGGAAGTATTATAAAAAAATTTAAAAAAGTACATATTGAAATAACCAATATTTGTAATCTAAAATGTACATTTTGCCCTCCCAAAATATCTCCTAGTGCAACTATGAGTTTAGAAAAATTTGAGAGTTTAAATGCTCAACTTAAACCATATACAAAAGAGTTGGCTTATCATATTGTTGGCGATCCATTAGTGCTGACAAATTTAAATGAGTATTTGAATATTAGTTTAAAATATGATTTAAAAGTTAATATTACAACAACTGCGAATAATATAAATGAAAAACACTATTTATCACTTATGAATCTAACAATCAAACAAATAAATTTTTCAATCAACTCTTATAATGCAAATAGTCATAAAAAATCACTTGATGAGTATTTAAATCCTATTTTAAATTTTGTAAAATTTGCTCAAAAACAAAACCATGAATATTTTATAAACTTTAGAATTTGGAATTTAGATGAAGAAAAAAGTGCAAAAGAGTTTAATAAAAAAGTTTTTGACAAAATAAATGAAACTTTTGAAATAAATATAAATATTGATGAAGTTTATAAAGAAAAACCTAAAAATATAAGAATTGCTAGAAAAATATTTTTTAATTTTGACGAGTATTTCTCTTGGCCATCTTTAAAAAATGAGATAGTTTCAAAGACTGGATTTTGTTATGGTTTGGATTCTCATTTTGGTATTTTAGCAAATGGTGATGTAATTCCTTGTTGTTTAGACCAAAATGCTTGTATAAAACTTGGAAATACAAATAATACACAACTAAAAGATATATTAAATTCAAAAAGAGTTTTGGATATTCAAAAAGGTTTTAAACAAAATATTTTAGTTGAAGAACTTTGTCAAAAGTGTGAATATCGAACAAGATTTGATAAAAAGGATTGA
- a CDS encoding EI24 domain-containing protein yields MNEIEIILKSIKDFFTSSMLKIALVPLIVTMIILYMMFFAAADFGISSLQEIAAASQNGQEVVIDENAPFYFVWATYFIVFLFKYSFTSWIAGFLLYTIGTIIILQASIILTIVIIGFLTPMILGILHKRYYSHLKLEGYGTISLSVWVLFKSVFMMILLFVLLIPVYFVPVINVFALALPLYYFFHKLLNFDVSSTILNKEQYKIIYKKEANNFRLRTLFLYIISMIPFATLFSAVYFIIYLGHSYFIKLDQLVKYGQKDEQITD; encoded by the coding sequence ATGAACGAAATAGAAATAATACTTAAAAGTATAAAGGACTTTTTTACAAGTTCTATGTTAAAAATTGCCTTAGTTCCTTTGATTGTAACGATGATTATTTTATATATGATGTTTTTTGCAGCAGCTGATTTTGGGATTTCAAGCCTGCAAGAAATAGCAGCAGCTTCACAAAATGGACAAGAAGTTGTGATTGATGAAAATGCTCCATTTTATTTTGTTTGGGCTACTTATTTCATCGTTTTTTTATTTAAATATTCTTTTACTTCTTGGATAGCAGGATTTTTACTTTATACAATAGGGACAATTATTATTTTACAAGCTTCTATTATTTTAACTATTGTAATAATTGGATTTTTAACTCCTATGATTTTAGGAATTTTACATAAAAGATATTATTCTCATTTAAAACTTGAAGGTTATGGAACAATTTCTTTATCTGTTTGGGTTTTATTTAAAAGTGTTTTTATGATGATTCTTTTATTTGTACTTTTGATTCCTGTCTATTTTGTACCTGTTATAAACGTGTTTGCACTTGCTTTACCACTTTATTATTTTTTCCATAAACTTCTAAATTTTGATGTTAGCTCAACTATCTTAAATAAGGAACAATACAAAATTATTTATAAAAAAGAAGCAAATAATTTTAGGCTTAGAACACTTTTTTTATATATAATTTCTATGATTCCTTTTGCTACACTATTTAGTGCTGTTTATTTTATAATTTATTTAGGACATTCTTATTTTATAAAACTCGACCAACTCGTAAAGTATGGACAAAAAGATGAGCAAATCACAGATTAA